The nucleotide window CGTTCGCCGGCACCGCCCTGCCCGGGGCCGGCGGCGCCGCCGCAGGTCCCGTGATGGGGGTCTACTCGAAGTCGACCGAGAGTGGCTACCGCCTCTGGGAAGGTCGGGAGTCGTACAACGAGTGGCGGTTCACCGAGGAGAGCCTGGCCCTCAAGCCCGGAGATGGCGGGTCGAGCACGGGACCCGGTCCCGGCTTCGGCGGAACGGGTCCCGCTCCCCCCGGCGGCGGCAGGAACTGACCCATCACGGCCCGACGGTAAGATCCGCGCCGTGGAGACCCGAACCCTCGGAGACGGCCTCGCCGTCTGGCTCGACCCGATGCGGGACGTGCGCAGCGTGGCCCTCGGCATCTACGTCGCGGGAGGATCGGCCGACGAGGAGCCCTCGGACCTCGGATCGACCCACTTCCTCGAGCACCTCCTCTTCCGCCGATCCCGCCGCCGCACGGGCGCGGCGATCGCCCGGACGACCGACCGCCTCGGCGGCGACTGCGACGCCTACACCACGAAGGAGTGGATGGCGGTCCACGCCCGGACACCGTCCGAGCGGCTGCCCGACGCGCTCTCTCTCCTGCTGGACCTGACGGAAGCGCCGGCCTTCACGGCCGACGACGTCGAGACCGAGCGGAAGGTCATCCTCGAGGAGATGGCCGAAGCGAACGACGTTCCCGAGGACCGCCTCCACGAGACGTTCGTCCGTTCCTACTGGCCCGACCATCCGCTCGGCGCCCCGATCCTCGGGACCGGCGAGACGGTTCGCGCCCTGACGCGCGGGCGGCTCGTGAAGCGTTTTCGCGAGGTCTTCCGGCCGGAGAGGACGCTCCTCGTCGCGGTCGGCGCGTTCGAGCCGGAGGCGTTTCTGAGGCTCCTCTCGGCCGAGCGCAGGAAGCGGCGTCACGCGCCGGCCCCGCTCGGCCCGGAGGCCGCGGCCCGCCTGTCGCCGAGGGCGACGCGCTGCGCCTTCCACATCCCGCGGCTCGACCTGACCCAGACGCACCTCCTCGTGGGGA belongs to Holophagales bacterium and includes:
- a CDS encoding insulinase family protein, encoding METRTLGDGLAVWLDPMRDVRSVALGIYVAGGSADEEPSDLGSTHFLEHLLFRRSRRRTGAAIARTTDRLGGDCDAYTTKEWMAVHARTPSERLPDALSLLLDLTEAPAFTADDVETERKVILEEMAEANDVPEDRLHETFVRSYWPDHPLGAPILGTGETVRALTRGRLVKRFREVFRPERTLLVAVGAFEPEAFLRLLSAERRKRRHAPAPLGPEAAARLSPRATRCAFHIPRLDLTQTHLLVGTPAPAYADRQVPAAWLLSVVLGGGVSSRLWRRVRERHGLAYHVGAGLTLHRDGGMALIEAATAPKKLPKLVRATGAVLRELRSTGITRSELRRAKDQVRAEIAMSLESTSSRREGVVRAWLYRGRPWEADEVIAEIEAVTAAEVDDAIGVLFGTPDATGFGVTGPSLVGATVDDLAGELAA